In a genomic window of Pedobacter sp. KBS0701:
- a CDS encoding DUF4397 domain-containing protein: MKKYLNKTFFAFAVIFLTVSGCKEDPIEITPIASLNVSNVVIGGNIVRLNDYLRDSCSVMNYYFFTLKAGNSMPLKLYASSTPNAPYFNENKDIESGGLYSLFLGGTPFAPESVWVKDNIQPYPTEDVIRIRLVNMSPNSSALSLTIGNAPTVNIFSGVVYKQVTEFSTQSFPAILPPSGNIFQIRDVSGNLLASYTMPATGTISQQFSRRRNLTLVVKGLIGGNGSNAFGILPVANYLN, translated from the coding sequence ATGAAAAAGTATCTAAACAAAACATTTTTTGCCTTTGCTGTAATTTTCTTGACAGTATCTGGTTGTAAAGAAGATCCAATAGAAATAACGCCAATTGCCTCATTGAACGTGTCAAACGTAGTAATAGGAGGTAATATAGTAAGACTTAATGATTATCTACGTGATAGTTGCTCAGTAATGAATTATTATTTTTTTACACTAAAGGCTGGCAATTCAATGCCACTGAAATTGTATGCAAGCAGTACACCTAATGCTCCTTACTTTAATGAAAATAAAGATATTGAAAGCGGCGGACTCTATTCGCTTTTCTTAGGAGGAACACCGTTTGCTCCAGAGTCTGTCTGGGTAAAAGATAATATTCAACCCTATCCTACTGAAGACGTGATCCGGATTCGGTTGGTTAATATGTCACCAAACAGTTCGGCGTTAAGTCTAACAATTGGAAACGCCCCTACAGTAAATATCTTTTCCGGAGTTGTGTATAAGCAGGTGACAGAATTTAGTACACAGTCATTTCCAGCAATACTCCCACCAAGTGGCAATATATTCCAAATTAGAGACGTATCAGGTAACTTACTTGCAAGTTACACTATGCCGGCAACGGGTACGATTAGTCAACAATTCTCAAGAAGGCGAAACTTGACTTTAGTTGTGAAAGGTTTGATTGGGGGAAACGGAAGCAACGCATTTGGTATTCTTCCTGTTGCGAATTATTTGAACTAG
- a CDS encoding RagB/SusD family nutrient uptake outer membrane protein, with protein sequence MKNKIKYAIILYLSTFVLSSCRKWTEIDPPVTKISSEVVFASSETAIAFVNGIYAEMGLSNGTLGISTIGGLSADELSYYNPSVPGLYASLYTNNIQSNQGSSIVFWQQLYSNVYKTNVAISKLSTAKTYEEDPTKSSLTSAVKKQLIGEAKFLRAFFYFYLVQFYGDVPLITSDDYRINAKASKAPKELIYQQMIKDLIEAQAELNPAYTEADAVTIKTIGYRIKPNSWVAKALLARIYLYHGDYSLAEQLSAEVIANKTMYELKTSLDDVFLASLTTNASAVNSEAIWQLQPTVAGWNTDEARTLILTTAPNVSYPFYLNPLILTAFEPGDKRRTSWIRTLSIGTDIYYYPYKYRAISSPPVTEYSMVMRLAEQYLICAEARAQLNRIAGDSGAGMMLNVIRNRAGLSGTSATTKSEMLDAIIKERRVELFTEWGHRWFDLKRTGTVDKVMKDVTPLKGGSDWQSYQQYYPLPATDISNNPNLKQNEGYK encoded by the coding sequence ATGAAAAATAAAATCAAATATGCTATCATATTATATTTAAGCACATTTGTGCTTAGCTCTTGCCGGAAATGGACGGAAATTGATCCGCCCGTTACCAAAATATCATCAGAAGTCGTATTCGCTTCAAGTGAAACAGCGATAGCTTTCGTCAATGGTATCTATGCTGAAATGGGATTATCGAATGGTACTCTTGGAATATCAACCATTGGAGGTCTCAGTGCGGATGAGCTTTCCTACTACAATCCATCTGTACCGGGTCTCTATGCGTCATTATATACAAATAATATTCAATCAAATCAAGGCTCCAGTATCGTATTTTGGCAGCAACTCTATAGTAATGTGTACAAAACTAATGTTGCAATTTCAAAATTATCTACCGCGAAAACTTACGAAGAAGATCCTACAAAGTCGTCGTTAACAAGCGCTGTAAAAAAACAATTAATAGGTGAAGCCAAGTTTTTAAGGGCATTCTTCTATTTTTATCTAGTACAGTTTTATGGTGATGTTCCTTTGATTACGTCTGATGATTATCGTATTAACGCAAAAGCATCGAAAGCACCTAAGGAATTGATTTACCAACAAATGATTAAGGACCTGATTGAAGCCCAGGCCGAGCTTAATCCGGCATACACAGAGGCAGATGCTGTAACGATTAAGACCATAGGATATAGAATCAAACCTAACAGTTGGGTCGCAAAAGCATTACTAGCTAGGATTTACCTTTATCATGGTGATTATTCATTGGCTGAACAACTATCAGCAGAAGTCATCGCTAATAAGACTATGTATGAATTGAAAACATCATTGGATGATGTTTTTTTGGCGAGTTTGACTACCAATGCATCAGCCGTAAATTCTGAGGCAATTTGGCAACTACAACCTACTGTTGCCGGCTGGAATACAGATGAAGCTAGAACGCTAATCCTTACAACGGCTCCTAATGTATCCTATCCATTTTATTTGAATCCACTTATTCTAACAGCTTTCGAACCTGGCGATAAACGTAGGACAAGCTGGATACGCACTTTAAGTATTGGTACAGATATCTATTATTATCCCTATAAATACCGCGCAATTTCTTCTCCACCAGTAACTGAATACAGCATGGTGATGCGACTTGCCGAACAATATTTAATCTGCGCAGAGGCCCGTGCACAGTTAAATCGAATCGCCGGAGATAGTGGTGCTGGGATGATGCTCAACGTTATCCGAAATCGTGCCGGACTATCAGGTACTAGTGCAACAACGAAAAGCGAGATGTTGGATGCAATCATAAAAGAGAGAAGAGTGGAACTTTTTACCGAATGGGGGCACCGATGGTTTGACTTAAAGCGAACGGGAACCGTAGACAAAGTTATGAAGGATGTTACACCCCTTAAAGGTGGAAGTGATTGGCAATCTTACCAGCAATATTACCCTCTTCCAGCCACCGATATTTCCAATAATCCAAACCTTAAACAGAATGAGGGATATAAATAA